A part of Paenibacillus sp. 481 genomic DNA contains:
- a CDS encoding phosphodiester glycosidase family protein, with translation MNTPHASGGLPPRRTRQHTTPNKKRPKQKRSIKKIIRNTFAIMLLLGVLGLGWLFFTPSGTDFRFLIADTLITTRHRHWAKYVIGQDQLDSRVQQYWKQFENMGDEKANHQITKPDTTSNKPKSLIEYHNISGEGYSGYLMVVNDPTKVRIGVPNRVGKGEKVSEMVKRTEALAGVNAGGFADPNWKGNGFQPIGVVIADGKVYYNGSGGMNKRTQFVGIDKDGKMIAGNYTVQQLMNMGAKEGVTFQPRIIVNGKGQIKSPSQGWGIAPRTVMGQREDGAILFLIIDGRQTHSIGANLYDCQQIMLEHGAVIAANLDGGSSTVLAEKGGHIKNSPASQYGERFLPSAFLVFEEPEQVAIKNIWEGLDPRKIDPGKW, from the coding sequence ATGAACACACCACACGCATCAGGAGGATTGCCACCAAGAAGAACGAGACAACACACGACTCCCAACAAGAAACGGCCTAAACAAAAGCGCTCAATTAAAAAAATAATAAGAAACACCTTCGCCATCATGCTGCTACTTGGTGTACTTGGATTAGGTTGGCTTTTTTTCACGCCATCAGGAACCGATTTTCGCTTTCTCATTGCAGATACGTTAATAACGACCAGACATCGTCATTGGGCTAAATATGTAATTGGTCAGGATCAATTAGATTCAAGAGTCCAACAGTACTGGAAACAATTCGAGAATATGGGTGACGAAAAAGCGAATCATCAAATTACAAAACCAGACACAACATCTAACAAGCCGAAATCTCTGATTGAATACCACAATATAAGTGGCGAGGGCTACAGTGGCTATTTAATGGTCGTGAACGATCCGACAAAAGTGCGCATCGGAGTTCCAAATCGTGTTGGCAAAGGGGAAAAAGTGTCCGAGATGGTCAAGCGCACAGAAGCATTAGCTGGAGTAAATGCGGGCGGTTTTGCTGATCCGAATTGGAAAGGTAACGGCTTTCAACCTATAGGCGTCGTCATCGCTGACGGCAAAGTGTATTACAACGGTTCTGGCGGTATGAACAAAAGAACCCAATTTGTCGGCATCGACAAAGACGGGAAAATGATAGCCGGTAATTATACCGTGCAGCAGTTGATGAACATGGGCGCCAAAGAAGGAGTTACTTTTCAACCACGTATCATCGTGAATGGAAAAGGCCAAATCAAAAGCCCATCACAAGGCTGGGGCATCGCTCCACGAACCGTAATGGGACAGCGTGAAGACGGCGCTATTTTGTTCCTTATTATTGATGGCAGACAAACGCATAGTATCGGAGCCAACTTGTATGATTGTCAGCAAATTATGCTCGAACATGGGGCTGTTATTGCTGCCAACTTAGACGGTGGTTCTTCAACCGTACTCGCTGAAAAAGGTGGCCACATTAAGAACTCACCTGCGAGCCAATATGGCGAACGCTTTTTACCATCTGCGTTTCTCGTGTTTGAAGAACCGGAGCAAGTAGCTATTAAAAACATATGGGAAGGCTTAGACCCGCGTAAAATTGACCCTGGAAAATGGTAA
- the racE gene encoding glutamate racemase, with amino-acid sequence MQQAIAMLDSGVGGLTVAREVMRQLPQEKIIYFGDTARSPYGPRTSEEVRLFTRQIVDYLIQYNPKMIVIACNTATAVALDDIRSYVSVPVVGVINPGARAAISATDSGYIGVIGTEGTIHSGAYEHALKRISPQVEVVSQACPKFAPIVERGLFRSEDTWQTVRESLASLRATPIDTLILGCTHYPFLTEPIQEVMGSQVKLISSADETAREVSTILHDKGQLASSTQLPIHQFFCSGDAAIFQDIARQWLGEHIQDFPVVWQVPHII; translated from the coding sequence GTGCAGCAAGCTATAGCAATGCTCGATTCTGGTGTGGGAGGCTTGACGGTTGCGAGAGAAGTCATGCGTCAACTTCCACAAGAAAAAATAATTTATTTTGGAGACACAGCTCGTTCTCCTTACGGTCCACGTACGTCGGAGGAAGTGCGCTTGTTCACACGCCAAATCGTAGACTATTTAATCCAATATAACCCTAAAATGATAGTAATCGCCTGCAATACTGCAACAGCAGTAGCCTTAGATGATATTCGCTCATATGTATCTGTACCTGTTGTCGGTGTCATTAATCCAGGTGCTCGTGCTGCAATATCCGCGACAGATTCAGGATATATCGGTGTTATCGGAACAGAAGGAACGATACACAGCGGCGCTTATGAACATGCGCTCAAAAGAATCTCTCCGCAAGTTGAAGTCGTCAGTCAAGCTTGTCCAAAGTTCGCTCCTATTGTCGAAAGAGGATTGTTCCGCAGCGAAGATACGTGGCAAACGGTTCGAGAATCGTTGGCGTCTTTGCGGGCGACACCTATCGACACGCTGATTTTGGGCTGCACCCATTATCCGTTTCTAACGGAGCCGATACAGGAAGTAATGGGGTCGCAAGTGAAATTGATCAGCTCAGCAGATGAAACTGCGCGAGAAGTCAGTACCATTTTGCATGACAAAGGACAACTGGCAAGTAGTACACAATTGCCGATTCATCAGTTCTTTTGCAGTGGAGACGCAGCGATCTTTCAAGACATTGCACGTCAATGGCTAGGAGAGCACATTCAAGATTTCCCAGTAGTTTGGCAAGTACCTCATATTATCTAA
- a CDS encoding GNAT family N-acetyltransferase yields the protein MNHNYYIFSKRLLLRPLRMSDLEWVRQWRNQAHIRSLFQDSRPIEAHEQLLWYERYEQQPDDMMFLVTCRKDYTPLGTAAIYHVDLNVGTAELGRIQIGPADVIGQGYGTEIVQAMLSFAWNVLHLYAVELYVKNDNEQAIRTSIACRFTLINDDIVQETTKGSFLKMTMYANTFKGLP from the coding sequence ATGAATCATAATTATTACATTTTCAGCAAAAGACTGCTGCTGCGGCCGCTTCGTATGTCTGATCTGGAATGGGTTCGGCAGTGGCGGAATCAAGCGCATATTCGGAGCTTGTTTCAAGACAGTCGTCCGATTGAAGCTCACGAACAGCTACTATGGTATGAACGATATGAACAACAGCCGGATGATATGATGTTTCTCGTCACTTGTCGGAAAGACTATACACCGCTTGGGACAGCTGCAATTTATCATGTTGATCTGAATGTGGGCACTGCGGAATTGGGTCGGATTCAAATTGGTCCAGCTGATGTAATTGGACAGGGCTACGGAACCGAAATCGTTCAAGCGATGCTATCTTTTGCTTGGAATGTTCTCCACTTGTATGCTGTAGAACTTTATGTAAAGAACGACAATGAGCAAGCCATTCGAACTTCTATTGCGTGTAGGTTTACGTTGATAAACGATGATATCGTGCAGGAGACTACGAAGGGTTCGTTTCTCAAAATGACGATGTATGCCAATACGTTCAAGGGGCTGCCTTAG